Proteins from a single region of Anastrepha ludens isolate Willacy chromosome 5, idAnaLude1.1, whole genome shotgun sequence:
- the LOC128863503 gene encoding putative gustatory receptor 28b: protein MDEDTNSIEAQEACASHPQRVSGLRRFFHAQQLYESVQPLFVVTFWHGLTPFFIKSDGAGNKKLKESICGYLNTLIHITVYVACYVLTLLNDFETIASYFFHSRISRFGDTMQIVSGLIGITVIYFTAILPKHLLQHSLRTMQDMDVLLRSVGVQILYSKVLRYCYFSLLVVFAVDTVYSCGNFILLKSAKLEPSTPLYIVFTLQHTVISIATAMFQGIVKLLEMRLVMLNKVLKNLAHQWDNNGVVKPIPKQRSLQCLDSFSMYTIVTKDPCEIIQESMEIHHMICDAASTANKYFTYQLLTIISIAFLIIVFDAYYVLETLLGKSKRESKFKTVEFVTFFSCQMVLYLIAIISIVEGSNRAIKKSEKTGGIVHSLLNKAKSAEVKEKLQQFSMQLLHLKINFTAAGLFNIDRTLYFTISGALTTYLIILLQFTSSNMPDQQSPQEGQNTTTLMNILQNSTAGP from the exons ATGGACGAAGACACGAATAGTATTGAGGCGCAAGAAGCGTGCGCCTCGCATCCACAACGTGTCAGCGGCTTGCGTCGGTTCTTCCACGCGCAACAGCTGTACGAAAGTGTACAGCCACTCTTTGTGGTCACCTTTTGGCATGGCCTCACGCCGTTCTTTATCAAAAGTGATGGTGCTGGGAATAAGAAGTTGAAGGAGTCGATTTGTGGTTATCTCAATACTTTGATACACATCACCGTTTATGTGGCCTGTTATGTGCTTACGTTGTTGAATGATTTCGAAACGATCgcgagttatttttttcattcgcGCATATCGCGTTTCGGCGACACAATGCAGATTGTGAGTGGTCTTATCGGCATTACCGTCATCTATTTCACGGCTATACTTCCCAAGCATCTGCTCCAACATAGCTTGCGTACCATGCAGGATATGGATGTTCTACTGCGCAGTGTTGGTGTGCAAATTCTGTATAGTAAAGTGTTGCGTTATTGCTACTTTAGTTTGTTGGTGGTGTTTGCTGTGGACACAGTGTATTCGTGTGGTAATTTTATTCTGCTGAAATCGGCCAAATTGGAACCGTCAACGCCGCTTTACATAGTTTTTACGCTGCAGCATACAGTCATCTCGATTGCCACAGCGATGTTTCAAGGCATCGTGAAGCTGTTGGAAATGCGGCTGGTGATGTTGAATAAG GTTTTAAAGAATCTCGCCCATCAATGGGACAATAATGGCGTCGTCAAGCCTATACCCAAACAACGTTCGCTTCAGTGTCTTGATTCCTTCTCCATGTACACCATTGTCACTAAGGATCCCTGTGAGATTATCCAGGAATCAATGGAAATACATCATATGATTTGCGATGCTGCATCTACAGCGAACAAATATTTCACCTATCAACTCCTAACCATCATTTCTATAGCCTTTCTAATCATCGTTTTCGATGCCTATTATGTACTCGAAACCTTATTGGGCAAATCGAAGCGTGAGAGTAAATTCAAGACTGTGGAATTCGTGACATTTTTCTCATGCCAGATGGTTTTGTATCTTATTGCGATCATCTCGATTGTGGAGGGTAGTAATCGGGCTATCAAAAAG AGCGAAAAAACTGGCGGCATTGTGCATTCCCTACTCAACAAAGCCAAGAGCGCCGAGGTGAAAGAGAAGCTGCAACAATTTTCTATGCAACTCTTAcatttgaaaatcaattttacaGCAGCAGGACTTTTTAATATTGATCGCACGCTCTATTTTACG ATCAGCGGCGCTCTTACGACTTACCTGATTATACTTTTGCAATTCACATCTTCTAATATGCCAGACCAGCAATCGCCACAGGAGGGCCAGAACACCACGACTTTGATGAATATCTTACAAAATTCCACAGCTGGTCCATAA